From the genome of Streptomyces sp. NBC_01116, one region includes:
- a CDS encoding DUF2268 domain-containing protein, whose protein sequence is MKIVVHDTAAAHLDLLRRPVARRPDALREMLAPLQEVMSRVGVGDLVETHRAGSGFPLDRDDPRLPEALERMREARVWERIEGSLAAARERLGAAAPGARTAGTVHVVLVLGDPDDPMMRLNQGYFGLGGIPGAILLMMWPTATSLAKIGHAAAHELHHNVRYANVDWDPMAVTVGEQVVAEGLAEAFVRELAGEDAMGPWATSLSGAELDDACAKVAAGIDVAGMRNLSPYVFGDRTALRLGQEPVGLPDFAGYAAGLRFADAHLAASGLTAAASVALPAREVLGNAGVPTRA, encoded by the coding sequence ATGAAGATCGTCGTCCATGACACCGCCGCCGCCCACCTCGACCTCCTGCGCCGCCCCGTGGCCCGGCGACCCGACGCCCTGCGCGAGATGCTCGCCCCGTTGCAGGAGGTGATGTCCCGGGTGGGGGTCGGCGACCTGGTCGAGACGCACCGCGCGGGCAGCGGGTTCCCGCTCGACCGGGACGACCCGCGCCTGCCGGAGGCCCTGGAGCGGATGCGGGAGGCCCGGGTGTGGGAGCGGATCGAGGGCTCCCTCGCCGCCGCGCGGGAACGGCTGGGCGCGGCCGCGCCCGGCGCCCGGACCGCCGGCACCGTGCACGTGGTCCTGGTGCTCGGCGACCCGGACGACCCGATGATGCGCCTCAACCAGGGCTACTTCGGCCTCGGCGGCATCCCGGGCGCGATCCTGCTGATGATGTGGCCCACCGCGACCAGCCTCGCCAAGATCGGGCACGCCGCCGCCCACGAGCTGCACCACAACGTCCGCTACGCCAACGTGGACTGGGACCCGATGGCGGTCACGGTCGGCGAGCAGGTCGTGGCCGAAGGGCTGGCAGAGGCCTTCGTGCGGGAGCTGGCGGGCGAGGACGCCATGGGCCCCTGGGCGACCTCGCTGTCCGGCGCGGAGCTGGACGACGCGTGCGCGAAGGTGGCGGCCGGGATCGACGTGGCGGGCATGCGGAACCTGTCCCCGTACGTGTTCGGCGACCGCACCGCCCTCCGGCTGGGGCAGGAGCCGGTCGGACTGCCGGACTTCGCCGGATACGCGGCCGGGCTGCGCTTCGCCGACGCCCACCTCGCGGCCTCCGGGCTGACCGCCGCGGCGAGCGTCGCGCTGCCCGCGCGCGAGGTCCTCGGGAACGCGGGCGTGCCGACCCGCGCATGA
- a CDS encoding MerR family transcriptional regulator, with product MRSEDRHPGEPPADGLTVGRTAGLVGVSVKTLHHWDTIGLVRPGGRTRAGYRVYGDDDVARLHRVLVYREIGIPLAAIGRLLDDPEVDAREHLHRQRGQLAERISRLERMVGAVDRMLLESKPGIRLTPEEQVEIFGADWEPARTEEAEERWGDTAQWAQYAERAARMSREDWKDVAAVAEALSADLATAYRTGVAPGSGVADALAERHRAQISTYFDCTYAMQVCIGRTYVTDPGYVAHYDAIAPGLGGWLCEVIAANAAAHGVDPESAVWE from the coding sequence ATGAGGAGCGAGGACCGACACCCCGGGGAACCGCCCGCCGACGGCCTGACCGTGGGGCGGACGGCCGGGCTCGTCGGGGTCAGCGTGAAGACGCTGCACCACTGGGACACCATCGGCCTGGTGCGGCCGGGCGGGCGCACGAGGGCCGGATACCGGGTGTACGGGGACGACGACGTCGCCCGGCTGCACCGGGTCCTCGTCTACCGGGAGATCGGCATCCCGCTCGCCGCGATCGGGCGGCTCCTGGACGACCCGGAGGTCGACGCGCGCGAGCATCTGCACCGGCAGCGGGGGCAGCTCGCGGAGCGGATCTCCCGGCTGGAGCGGATGGTGGGCGCGGTGGACCGCATGCTGCTGGAGTCGAAGCCGGGCATCCGGCTGACGCCCGAGGAGCAGGTGGAGATCTTCGGGGCCGACTGGGAGCCCGCCCGCACCGAGGAGGCCGAGGAGCGCTGGGGCGACACCGCCCAGTGGGCGCAGTACGCGGAGCGGGCGGCGCGCATGAGCCGCGAGGACTGGAAGGACGTGGCGGCGGTCGCCGAGGCCCTGTCGGCCGACCTCGCCACCGCCTACCGCACGGGCGTCGCTCCCGGGTCGGGGGTCGCGGACGCCCTCGCGGAGCGGCACCGCGCGCAGATCTCGACGTACTTCGACTGCACCTACGCCATGCAGGTCTGCATCGGCCGGACGTATGTCACCGACCCCGGCTACGTCGCGCACTACGACGCGATCGCGCCGGGACTCGGCGGCTGGCTGTGCGAGGTGATCGCCGCGAACGCCGCGGCCCACGGCGTCGATCCGGAGTCCGCGGTCTGGGAGTGA